One Spinacia oleracea cultivar Varoflay chromosome 4, BTI_SOV_V1, whole genome shotgun sequence DNA segment encodes these proteins:
- the LOC130459525 gene encoding uncharacterized protein isoform X2: MGVDKPSLVVDLVEDPLSGIPADVRSQIPAEVARRARSSGAKDKGKDAAAAEDENVPATPHYSSKDRVAICRKVFKAVPAEYVASLPGRKTDAQFGAIQATLLDLFCRMEFCKSWKTRTAEELKAQVAESTHHGDYAFKSIEEVRLQMQTTIDLQAKEVAALRSDKAELLKKILAQDKDMVAMVEEAKTAAAEIRALQDQLREYPQVKEAAEEAEHLRGELETARSQVRTLRERLLESYDQGEQATKDAVKHAWESHMSEYDLGWFQRRMEHSAAVLAAERLGQPPPEFVSSDDEDDAAAP, translated from the exons atgggcgtggacaagccgtctctggtggtggacttggtggaggaccctctttcgggaatcccggccgacgtccgctctcagataccggcggaggtggcccgccgagctaggtcttcgggcg ccaaagacaaagggaaggatgcagctgctgccgaggatgagaacgtacctgctactccccactattcgtcaaaggatagggtggctatatgccgcaaggtttttaaggccgtccccgcagagtatgttgcttctcttcctggccgcaagactgacgcccagtttggtgcgatccaggccactcttctcgac ttgttctgccgcatggaattctgcaagagctggaagacccgcactgctgaggagctcaaagctcaggtggctgagtccacccaccatggtgactatgcgttcaagtccattgaagaggtccgcctgcagatgcagacgaccatagaccttcaagcgaaggaggtggctgcgttgagatctgacaaggccgagctgcttaagaagatcttggcgcaggacaaggacatggtggcaatggtcgaggaggccaagacagcggcggcggaaatacgggcgcttcaggaccagttgcgggagtaccctcaggtcaaagaggcggctgaggaagccgagcatcttcgtggggagctagagacggccagatcgcaagttcgcaccttgcgtgagcgtcttctggaatcctatgatcagggggaacaagcgaccaaggacgctgttaagcacgcctgggagagccacatgtcagagtatgatcttgggtggttccagcggcgaatggagcacagtgccgctgtgttggctgctgaacgtcttggtcagccgccccctgagtttgtatcatctgatgacgaggacgatgcggccgccccctga
- the LOC130459525 gene encoding uncharacterized protein isoform X1 — translation MGVDKPSLVVDLVEDPLSGIPADVRSQIPAEVARRARSSGGKYYSNVVQTYRASSGSSSYSPRHPKAIVFPIAKDKGKDAAAAEDENVPATPHYSSKDRVAICRKVFKAVPAEYVASLPGRKTDAQFGAIQATLLDLFCRMEFCKSWKTRTAEELKAQVAESTHHGDYAFKSIEEVRLQMQTTIDLQAKEVAALRSDKAELLKKILAQDKDMVAMVEEAKTAAAEIRALQDQLREYPQVKEAAEEAEHLRGELETARSQVRTLRERLLESYDQGEQATKDAVKHAWESHMSEYDLGWFQRRMEHSAAVLAAERLGQPPPEFVSSDDEDDAAAP, via the exons atgggcgtggacaagccgtctctggtggtggacttggtggaggaccctctttcgggaatcccggccgacgtccgctctcagataccggcggaggtggcccgccgagctaggtcttcgggcggtaagtattattcgaacgtcgttcagacgtatcgagcctcctctggcagttcttcttactctccgcgtcatcctaaggccattgtttttcctatagccaaagacaaagggaaggatgcagctgctgccgaggatgagaacgtacctgctactccccactattcgtcaaaggatagggtggctatatgccgcaaggtttttaaggccgtccccgcagagtatgttgcttctcttcctggccgcaagactgacgcccagtttggtgcgatccaggccactcttctcgac ttgttctgccgcatggaattctgcaagagctggaagacccgcactgctgaggagctcaaagctcaggtggctgagtccacccaccatggtgactatgcgttcaagtccattgaagaggtccgcctgcagatgcagacgaccatagaccttcaagcgaaggaggtggctgcgttgagatctgacaaggccgagctgcttaagaagatcttggcgcaggacaaggacatggtggcaatggtcgaggaggccaagacagcggcggcggaaatacgggcgcttcaggaccagttgcgggagtaccctcaggtcaaagaggcggctgaggaagccgagcatcttcgtggggagctagagacggccagatcgcaagttcgcaccttgcgtgagcgtcttctggaatcctatgatcagggggaacaagcgaccaaggacgctgttaagcacgcctgggagagccacatgtcagagtatgatcttgggtggttccagcggcgaatggagcacagtgccgctgtgttggctgctgaacgtcttggtcagccgccccctgagtttgtatcatctgatgacgaggacgatgcggccgccccctga